TAATGCCACACGCGAAAAGCatacatcattattttaattacaactgctatgtaattttacataaattaatattattagaatctacattttttGCTTGAGtatcttttgtaatattacttcaccttttaaatttctattacaagcctactatatacatatatttttattcatttattctattgtattaattaaattatctaaattacatagcattttattaacatataaataattttccaaagattttttttttaaaaagataaatatgttttttatttttatcgtacatattattacatacatatatacatgtatatgttATTTAGAAATGgacagataataattttttttatatgtattacatgTATATGATACtacgaagaatattttttaaacatttaaaatgcttACAAACTCCCCTGGTAAAGAATTTAAAGCTTAGTCTAATTACAATACTATCCTGTTCAGCATAGCATATATAAGCATAAATGAAAAAATCCATTTTAATCTACTAACtacctaaattaaaaaagatagactatactaaatgtttttaaagctCTATTAAAATTCAATCATGTAAATTCAGGTATACACGGCAATCTTAAATAAAGATTCATGTGTTCTACCTACTAGGCCTCTTATGATCTTAGTTACTTATCAACTTTACATTAAAGACAAGATATATAAGCAAACCTGTAGTGAGGTTTATAGAAACGCTTGTGCGTGTTTAATAgctatgtatgtaattttaactatattatattcatatatatataaattctataatatttttctggttttcatgggttcaattcccggccgagttgatgtagaaaaagttcattatttttctatgttgacTTGGGTCTtgatttgtggtaccgtcgttacttctgattttccataacacaagtgctttagctacttacattgagatcagagtaatgtatgtgatgttgtccaatatttatttatttatttatacttcatgAACACTGACagtaagaaaaataagaaaggTAACGGTACGTCCCTTTCTTGACCATGGGTGAACAGAAAATCAACACAATGAGAGCAttatttgtgttgtttttttgttcGGCCAACTTAAATACATTGACTAAACACTTTAAgcaaatttaagtaattaatacaaAGTACCTGCAGCCATTGTGTCTTTGCATGTGATGTTCATATGTGTGTTGGTTGGCGAGGACTTTGTTACACACTTTACAgatcaatttaattgtttttctttgttCGATTGCTTTTTGGATCGCTAACATTTTTTGTCTCTTTACgagttttcgttttatttttaaatgctttcTCTTGAatggtttatgtttttttactgaactagtaaaaacattttctttaattagtTTTTCCATATCTTCTAATATTATATCTTCGTCTTCCTTGTATGGTTCTAGGTCAGATTGGTCATTAAAATAGTCTGCTGAGATAGCTACGtcgtttaactttttttctGACATAGTAACACTTTCGTTTGTAATAGAAATGATATCGCTGtttttcgtttgtttatttttaatgattttatttgaagaatatAATTGTTCGTTCGgtaaataaaaccttaacaTAGTGTATTCTACGactttttctttcattttttcGATATTGTCACCCACAATACTAACAAAGTTTCTTAAGCATTTATCACTCGATTcgcataataatttaaaataaatagcttgttttaacaaatataaacattttatacacataACTGATGGTAAACtgtcttgtttttttattgatatgtttGTAAAACTTAGAACCGCTTTGCCATGACAACTAATGCCATCCtttgtattattatcaattaatgacaccatattttgtttgtttccgTAATTCAAACATATGCG
This portion of the Vanessa atalanta chromosome 22, ilVanAtal1.2, whole genome shotgun sequence genome encodes:
- the LOC125072754 gene encoding zinc finger protein 510-like — translated: MMENYEEMYNSICRICLNYGNKQNMVSLIDNNTKDGISCHGKAVLSFTNISIKKQDSLPSVMCIKCLYLLKQAIYFKLLCESSDKCLRNFVSIVGDNIEKMKEKVVEYTMLRFYLPNEQLYSSNKIIKNKQTKNSDIISITNESVTMSEKKLNDVAISADYFNDQSDLEPYKEDEDIILEDMEKLIKENVFTSSVKKHKPFKRKHLKIKRKLVKRQKMLAIQKAIEQRKTIKLICKVCNKVLANQHTYEHHMQRHNGCRYICEHCGKGFPVRTELQIHQVSRHGTGPYLQCSHCPFKAPRKFDLIEHERLHTGERPYTCEKCGLTFRRRGIWRKHLIYHTEKKIQCPQCPRKFFQRSEMLAHANNIHDRVYVYLCNKCGATYAKTATVRRHMSERHGIPREMQGKIIRVNKGIGYQEQ